The following proteins come from a genomic window of Mycobacterium sp. DL:
- a CDS encoding lytic transglycosylase domain-containing protein encodes MSPTGAALLVAVALTLAGCSDTTEPSTAPTPSSAGAQAPAPPPLSTVPPSPEPAQPRLASDPAQLVDDLVADETALRDPSSSPEVVRTAARRQQVAYRAIGRHPEWDPIARPRIPPALLEVYDRNVEARRQLASMMKQPPSTVPAWRINPPPPAHELLEHYRHTESATGVGWNYLAAINLVETAFGRIEGVSTAGAQGPMQFMPSTFAAFGNGGDILSPRDSIMAAGRYLAANGFVGDPDFALYRYNNSQQYVRAIKDYAAVIASAPEAFTAYHLWDVYYRTTAGDVVLPVGYTADTRIPVEEYLADNPQ; translated from the coding sequence ATGAGCCCGACAGGTGCGGCGCTGCTCGTCGCCGTCGCGCTGACGCTGGCAGGCTGCTCGGATACGACCGAGCCGTCGACCGCCCCGACCCCGTCCAGCGCCGGTGCCCAAGCGCCCGCTCCTCCACCGCTCAGCACGGTGCCGCCATCACCCGAACCCGCGCAGCCGCGGCTGGCGTCCGACCCCGCGCAGTTGGTCGACGACCTCGTCGCCGACGAGACGGCGCTGCGCGACCCGTCGTCGTCACCGGAGGTGGTGCGCACGGCCGCGCGCCGTCAGCAGGTCGCCTATCGCGCCATCGGACGGCACCCCGAATGGGATCCGATCGCCCGCCCGCGCATCCCCCCGGCGCTGCTCGAGGTCTACGACCGCAACGTCGAGGCCCGCAGGCAACTCGCGTCGATGATGAAGCAACCACCGTCCACCGTGCCTGCGTGGCGGATCAATCCGCCGCCACCGGCGCACGAGCTTCTCGAGCACTATCGACACACCGAGTCGGCGACTGGTGTCGGGTGGAACTATCTGGCGGCGATCAACCTGGTCGAGACCGCGTTCGGCCGCATCGAGGGCGTCAGCACCGCCGGGGCGCAAGGACCGATGCAGTTCATGCCGTCGACGTTCGCCGCGTTCGGCAACGGCGGCGATATTCTTTCGCCCCGCGACAGCATCATGGCGGCGGGCCGCTACCTCGCCGCCAACGGCTTCGTCGGCGACCCGGACTTCGCCCTGTACCGCTACAACAACTCACAGCAGTACGTCCGTGCGATCAAGGACTATGCGGCGGTGATCGCTTCCGCCCCAGAAGCATTCACCGCGTACCACCTGTGGGACGTGTACTACAGAACCACCGCCGGCGACGTCGTACTGCCCGTCGGGTACACCGCAGACACCCGCATTCCCGTCGAGGAGTACCTGGCCGACAACCCGCAGTGA
- the thrC gene encoding threonine synthase, whose amino-acid sequence MSTTTPRAVHQPWPGLIEAYRDRLPVEDSWTPITLREGATPLLPAPRLSEYTGCDVHLKVEGLNPTGSFKDRGMTMAVTEAVARGQQAVLCASTGNTSASAAAYAARAGITCAVLVPQGKIALGKLAQAVMHGAKIIQIDGNFDDCLELARKLTSDFPSVSLVNSVNPFRIEGQKTAAFEIVDALGDAPDVHALPVGNAGNITAYWKGYTEYHRDGLADRLPRMLGTQAAGAAPLVLGEPVSDPETIATAIRIGSPASWSSAVEAQQQSKGRFLAATDEEILAAYHLVARTEGVFVEPASAASIAGLLKSIEDGWVSKGSTVVCTVTGNGLKDPDTALKGMPAVIPVPVDPVAVVAKLGLV is encoded by the coding sequence ATGAGTACCACCACCCCCCGCGCCGTGCATCAGCCCTGGCCGGGGCTCATCGAGGCCTACCGCGACCGACTGCCGGTCGAGGACAGTTGGACACCCATCACATTGCGTGAGGGCGCCACCCCGCTGCTTCCGGCCCCGCGGTTGTCCGAATACACCGGGTGTGACGTGCATCTGAAGGTCGAGGGACTGAACCCGACCGGCTCGTTCAAGGATCGCGGCATGACCATGGCGGTCACCGAAGCGGTGGCCCGCGGCCAGCAGGCGGTGCTGTGTGCCTCCACGGGAAACACCTCGGCGTCGGCGGCCGCGTACGCGGCGCGCGCCGGAATCACCTGCGCTGTGCTGGTGCCCCAGGGCAAGATCGCGTTGGGCAAATTGGCGCAGGCCGTCATGCACGGTGCCAAGATCATCCAGATCGACGGCAACTTCGATGACTGCCTCGAACTCGCGCGCAAGTTGACCTCGGACTTCCCGAGCGTGTCACTTGTCAACTCGGTCAATCCTTTCCGCATCGAAGGGCAGAAGACCGCGGCATTCGAGATCGTCGACGCGCTCGGAGATGCACCCGACGTCCATGCGCTACCCGTAGGCAACGCCGGCAACATCACGGCCTACTGGAAGGGTTACACCGAGTACCACCGGGACGGTCTTGCCGACCGGTTGCCGCGCATGCTGGGCACCCAGGCCGCCGGTGCCGCACCGCTGGTGCTCGGCGAGCCGGTGAGTGACCCCGAGACCATCGCCACCGCCATCCGGATCGGCTCGCCCGCGTCCTGGAGTTCGGCGGTCGAAGCCCAGCAGCAGTCCAAAGGTCGCTTCCTGGCCGCAACCGACGAGGAGATCCTCGCCGCCTATCACCTGGTGGCCCGCACCGAGGGGGTGTTCGTGGAGCCGGCGTCGGCTGCGAGCATCGCCGGGTTGTTGAAATCGATCGAAGACGGTTGGGTCAGCAAGGGTTCCACCGTGGTGTGCACCGTCACCGGCAACGGGCTCAAGGATCCCGACACCGCGCTGAAGGGCATGCCTGCGGTCATCCCGGTGCCCGTCGACCCTGTCGCCGTCGTGGCCAAGCTCGGCCTGGTCTAG
- a CDS encoding SDR family NAD(P)-dependent oxidoreductase yields the protein MTSQWSPARLGDMTGKRIIVTGATNGVGLATASALARAGAHVILAVRNLELGAQRAAEMGGDTSIVKLDLADQSSVKAFPGLVDGDVDVLINNAGLVAQHRSDTVDGFEMTMGTNFLGPFALTNLMFGRVRSKIVNVGSDAHKSASIAFDDPHLRTRKWSSFPAYARSKLAVMLWGLELDRRLREAGSPVTTYLTHPGWVASNLPNLSDTRMMSAFHSVVTSVANVIGNDLDAGAAPTLYCLTEPIPPGSYVGIDGRLGFKGGPTLSGRAPVACDYEDARTLWEFAERETGTTLGI from the coding sequence ATGACTTCACAATGGTCGCCGGCCCGCCTCGGAGACATGACCGGCAAACGCATCATCGTCACCGGCGCCACCAACGGCGTCGGCCTCGCGACGGCGAGCGCGCTCGCCCGGGCAGGGGCGCACGTGATCCTGGCGGTCCGCAATCTGGAACTGGGCGCGCAGCGTGCGGCCGAGATGGGCGGCGACACGTCGATCGTCAAACTGGACCTCGCGGATCAGTCCTCGGTCAAGGCGTTCCCCGGGCTGGTCGACGGGGACGTCGACGTCCTGATCAACAACGCCGGGCTGGTCGCCCAGCACCGCAGCGACACCGTCGACGGCTTCGAGATGACGATGGGCACGAACTTCCTCGGTCCGTTCGCGCTGACCAATCTGATGTTCGGTCGGGTCCGCTCGAAGATCGTCAACGTCGGTTCGGATGCCCACAAGTCGGCGTCGATCGCGTTCGACGATCCCCATCTGCGCACCCGCAAGTGGTCCTCGTTTCCGGCGTACGCCCGCTCGAAGCTGGCGGTGATGCTGTGGGGCCTGGAACTGGATCGCCGCCTGCGCGAGGCCGGTTCGCCGGTGACCACCTACCTGACCCACCCGGGCTGGGTGGCCTCGAACCTGCCGAACCTGTCCGACACCCGGATGATGTCGGCGTTCCACTCGGTGGTGACGTCGGTGGCCAACGTCATCGGCAACGACCTCGACGCCGGCGCCGCGCCCACGCTGTACTGCCTCACCGAGCCGATCCCGCCGGGCAGTTACGTCGGCATCGACGGCAGGCTCGGTTTCAAGGGCGGCCCGACGCTGAGCGGCCGCGCGCCCGTGGCCTGTGACTACGAGGACGCCCGCACGCTCTGGGAGTTCGCCGAGCGTGAGACCGGCACGACGTTGGGCATCTAG
- the argS gene encoding arginine--tRNA ligase, whose amino-acid sequence MTPADLAELLKTTAAAVLAEHDLDPAALPATVTVERPRNPEHGDYATNLALQLGKKVGANPRDLAGWLAAALVDQDGISAAEVAGPGFVNLRIEASAQNVIVGNVIAAGNGYGNSAALAGKKVNLEFVSANPTGPIHIGGTRWAAVGDALGRLLSTQGATVVREYYFNDHGAQIDRFTNSLIAAAKGEPAPEDGYAGAYIADIAAQVLAKDPDALSLPEDEMREAFRSIGVHLMFDHIKESLHEFGTDFDVYTHEDSMHTSGRVDQAITKLRETGSIYESDGATWLRTTDFGDDKDRVVIKSDGQPAYIAGDLAYFLDKRQRGFDLCIYMLGADHHGYIARLKAAAAALGDDPDTVEVLIGQMVNLVRDGQPVRMSKRAGTVITLDDLVDAIGVDAARYVLIRSSVDSPIDIDLQLWSSASAENPVYYVQYAHARLSALMRNAADLGIVPDTAHLDLLTHDKEGTLIRNIGEFSRVLKTAADLREPHRVSRYLEDLAGDYHRFYDSCRVLPQGDETPGDLHAARLALCQATRQVIANGLGILGVSAPERM is encoded by the coding sequence GTGACCCCCGCCGACCTGGCTGAGCTGCTCAAGACCACCGCTGCCGCGGTGCTCGCCGAGCACGACCTGGACCCTGCCGCGCTGCCCGCGACCGTCACCGTCGAGCGCCCCCGCAACCCTGAGCACGGCGACTACGCCACCAACCTGGCCTTACAGCTGGGCAAGAAGGTCGGCGCCAACCCGCGCGACCTGGCCGGCTGGCTGGCAGCAGCACTCGTCGACCAGGACGGCATCTCGGCCGCCGAGGTGGCGGGCCCCGGCTTCGTCAACCTGCGCATCGAGGCGTCGGCGCAGAACGTCATCGTCGGGAATGTCATCGCCGCGGGCAATGGGTACGGGAACTCGGCCGCGCTGGCGGGCAAGAAGGTCAACCTCGAGTTCGTCTCCGCCAACCCGACCGGGCCGATCCACATCGGCGGCACCCGGTGGGCGGCTGTCGGCGACGCCCTGGGCCGGCTGCTGAGCACCCAGGGTGCCACGGTGGTGCGCGAGTACTACTTCAACGACCACGGCGCGCAGATCGACCGGTTCACCAACTCGCTGATCGCCGCGGCCAAGGGTGAACCCGCGCCCGAGGACGGCTACGCCGGTGCCTACATCGCCGACATCGCCGCGCAGGTGCTCGCCAAGGATCCGGACGCACTGAGCCTGCCTGAGGACGAGATGCGGGAGGCGTTCCGCTCCATCGGCGTGCACCTGATGTTCGACCACATCAAGGAATCGCTGCACGAATTCGGCACCGACTTCGACGTCTACACACACGAAGACTCGATGCACACCTCAGGTCGTGTCGACCAGGCCATCACCAAGCTCCGCGAGACCGGCAGCATCTACGAGTCCGACGGTGCAACATGGTTGCGTACCACCGACTTCGGTGACGACAAAGACCGCGTGGTGATCAAGAGCGACGGTCAGCCCGCCTACATCGCCGGCGACCTCGCCTACTTCCTCGACAAGCGTCAGCGTGGCTTCGATCTGTGCATCTACATGCTCGGCGCCGACCACCACGGCTACATCGCGCGACTGAAGGCCGCCGCCGCGGCGCTCGGTGACGACCCCGACACCGTCGAGGTGCTCATCGGCCAGATGGTCAACCTGGTGCGCGACGGGCAACCGGTGCGGATGAGCAAGCGGGCGGGAACGGTCATCACCCTCGACGACCTCGTCGACGCCATCGGGGTGGACGCGGCACGCTACGTGCTGATCCGCAGTTCGGTCGACAGCCCGATCGACATCGACCTCCAGTTGTGGTCCTCGGCATCGGCCGAGAACCCGGTCTACTACGTGCAATACGCGCACGCCCGGCTGTCGGCCCTGATGCGCAATGCCGCCGATCTGGGGATCGTGCCCGACACCGCACATCTTGATCTGCTGACCCACGACAAGGAGGGCACGCTGATCCGCAACATCGGCGAGTTCTCCCGGGTCTTGAAGACCGCCGCCGACCTGCGCGAGCCCCACCGGGTGTCGCGTTACCTCGAAGACCTGGCCGGCGACTATCACCGCTTCTACGACTCCTGCCGGGTGCTCCCACAGGGTGACGAGACCCCCGGTGACCTGCACGCCGCGCGTCTCGCGCTGTGCCAGGCCACTCGCCAGGTCATCGCCAACGGGCTGGGGATCCTCGGCGTCAGCGCTCCGGAGCGGATGTGA
- a CDS encoding LamG-like jellyroll fold domain-containing protein, giving the protein MAEPWELVLHHTYAGMPGVIFDHSPSRRSHGQSVGLADDDFRADGATPGSGAVHLRSGTMIRVPPSASWRPLGGIRIEMVCETEMIRSGGTLAAGDSFSFTTGGGYFGGEFVQTSGASAVGRGGSEPRPLPSDQWMTLALQYDPAGVQVEINGDLVSRWDGWNGFLAGTSGLVIGNDPSGQSGLVGRLDDLKIWRLTPHLIGTVFVERPVETPVGRCWAEWSQKLDQLVRDDPQCWNKVGDLLPRAMFSVLNQIDQMPQVQTQFAELSRRYNELWSQGRLAEIPAVLADIIALLRGAGFNPATIADLQALLNDNCFASMVEQLPMDCDGAFTNMFSVTESF; this is encoded by the coding sequence ATGGCTGAGCCGTGGGAACTGGTCCTGCACCACACGTACGCCGGAATGCCGGGGGTGATCTTCGATCATTCGCCGAGTCGGCGTAGCCACGGCCAATCCGTGGGGCTGGCCGACGACGACTTTCGGGCCGACGGTGCGACACCCGGGTCCGGGGCAGTCCATCTACGCTCCGGCACGATGATTCGGGTGCCGCCGTCGGCGAGTTGGCGGCCGCTGGGTGGCATCCGGATCGAAATGGTCTGCGAGACGGAGATGATCCGCAGCGGCGGCACGTTGGCAGCCGGAGACAGCTTCTCGTTCACCACGGGGGGTGGCTATTTCGGCGGTGAATTCGTCCAGACCAGTGGCGCCTCGGCAGTGGGCAGGGGTGGTTCTGAGCCGCGTCCGCTGCCGTCCGATCAGTGGATGACGTTGGCGCTGCAGTACGACCCGGCTGGAGTGCAGGTTGAGATCAACGGGGACCTCGTCAGTCGTTGGGACGGGTGGAACGGCTTCCTCGCCGGCACGTCGGGACTTGTCATCGGCAATGACCCTTCCGGCCAGAGCGGTCTTGTCGGCCGCCTCGACGACCTCAAGATCTGGCGCCTCACCCCGCACTTGATCGGAACCGTCTTCGTCGAGCGACCCGTGGAAACGCCGGTCGGCCGCTGCTGGGCCGAGTGGTCACAGAAGCTGGATCAATTGGTCAGGGACGATCCGCAGTGTTGGAACAAGGTCGGTGACCTGCTGCCGCGCGCGATGTTCAGCGTGTTGAACCAGATCGACCAGATGCCGCAAGTGCAAACTCAATTCGCTGAGCTTTCGCGCCGCTACAACGAACTCTGGTCGCAGGGGCGACTCGCCGAGATCCCCGCAGTGCTCGCAGACATCATCGCGCTGCTGCGCGGCGCGGGATTCAACCCCGCGACGATCGCTGATCTGCAGGCGCTGCTGAACGACAACTGCTTCGCGTCCATGGTCGAACAACTGCCGATGGACTGCGACGGCGCATTCACCAACATGTTCTCCGTCACCGAGTCGTTCTGA
- the lysA gene encoding diaminopimelate decarboxylase: MPDRPLAAADVLELAPNVWPHNAVRGDDGVVTIAGVPVTEIAAEFGTPAFVIDEDDFRARCREISTAFGGGEYVRYAAKAFLCTEVARWVDEEGLSLDVASGGELAVALHAGFPAERIALHGNNKSIAELTAAVKNGVGHVVLDSMTEIERLDRIAGETGVVQDVLVRVTVGVEAHTHEFISTAHEDQKFGLSLASGAAMTAVRRVFETDHLRLVGLHSHIGSQIFDVAGFELAAHRVIGLLRDVVAEFGVDKTAQISIVDLGGGLGISYLPQDNPPPIGELADKLQTIVRNESAAVGLPTPKLVVEPGRAIAGPGTITLYEVGTVKDVAVASDRHRRYVSVDGGMSDNIRTSLYGAEYDVRMLSRISDAAPALSRVVGKHCESGDIVVRDAWMPDDVAPGDLLGVAATGAYCYSMSSRYNLIGRPAVVAVRDGRARLILRRETVDDLLSLEVR; this comes from the coding sequence GTGCCGGACCGGCCGCTGGCCGCCGCCGACGTCCTCGAACTGGCGCCCAATGTGTGGCCGCACAACGCTGTTCGTGGTGACGACGGCGTCGTCACCATCGCCGGGGTTCCGGTGACCGAGATCGCCGCGGAGTTCGGCACTCCCGCATTCGTGATCGACGAGGACGACTTCCGGGCGCGCTGCCGCGAGATCTCGACGGCCTTCGGCGGAGGAGAGTACGTCCGCTATGCCGCCAAGGCGTTCCTGTGTACCGAGGTCGCCCGCTGGGTCGACGAAGAGGGACTGTCCCTCGACGTCGCGAGCGGGGGAGAGTTGGCGGTGGCGCTGCACGCGGGCTTCCCGGCAGAACGAATCGCCCTGCACGGCAACAACAAATCGATCGCCGAGCTGACCGCGGCGGTGAAGAACGGCGTCGGGCACGTGGTGCTCGACTCGATGACCGAGATCGAGCGACTCGACCGGATCGCCGGTGAGACCGGTGTCGTCCAGGATGTGCTCGTGCGGGTCACCGTCGGGGTCGAGGCGCACACCCACGAGTTCATCTCCACCGCCCATGAGGACCAGAAGTTCGGGCTGTCGCTGGCCAGCGGCGCCGCGATGACCGCCGTGCGCAGGGTTTTCGAGACCGACCACCTGCGCCTTGTCGGTCTGCACAGCCATATCGGATCGCAGATCTTCGACGTGGCGGGCTTCGAACTGGCGGCCCACCGGGTCATCGGACTGCTCAGGGACGTCGTGGCGGAGTTCGGTGTCGACAAAACGGCGCAGATCTCGATCGTCGATCTCGGTGGGGGACTCGGGATTTCGTACCTGCCACAGGACAATCCGCCGCCGATCGGCGAACTGGCCGACAAGCTCCAGACCATCGTGCGCAACGAGTCCGCAGCCGTGGGGTTGCCCACGCCCAAGCTGGTGGTCGAACCGGGGCGCGCCATCGCGGGGCCGGGCACCATCACGCTCTATGAGGTCGGCACCGTCAAAGACGTCGCAGTCGCGTCCGACAGGCACCGACGGTATGTCAGCGTCGACGGCGGGATGAGCGACAACATCCGGACATCGCTGTACGGCGCCGAGTACGACGTGCGGATGCTGTCGCGGATCAGTGATGCCGCTCCGGCGTTGTCTCGTGTCGTCGGGAAGCACTGCGAGAGCGGCGACATCGTCGTACGTGACGCATGGATGCCCGACGACGTCGCACCGGGAGACCTACTGGGCGTCGCAGCAACCGGCGCATACTGCTATTCGATGTCGAGCCGCTACAACCTGATCGGCCGGCCGGCCGTGGTGGCCGTGCGCGACGGGCGGGCACGCCTGATCCTGCGCCGGGAAACGGTCGACGATCTGTTGAGTCTGGAGGTGAGGTGA
- a CDS encoding NAD(P)/FAD-dependent oxidoreductase: MRVVVIGGGPAGVSAALHAAGLGAEVTLIERGRVGGTALNRGPAPVRTLARAARLVRDWSSWEAFGLRGTRPEVDVVATLANAQRVAAYLYERKRMADHIGSEGVDLVEEAGDARFVDANTVSVPDGRTWTGDRIIIAAGGKPGRLPIPGAELGLTYEDLRGLTSLPERVCVVGAADTGCQLSSILADFGCEVTLVEYAPRIVARSDVDVSIALEHAFRKRGISVVTSAAVHELQAQQPGVRVLYRVDDEARSLDVDAVFFAVGWPGNADLIDCAAAGVVTDRSYVTVDAFTATNVPHIFAAGDVDGNSMLVSSATLEGRVAAENAVLGRRRRVVHEIVPAGSFTDPEYGSVGLTEEQARARYDCAVAVARYEDILRPVADGQPEGFCKLIVETTRRHIVGAHVLGEYSAEVIQMVATCMAAGMRIEDVAELQFAFPTFTEGVNQAAQMVVNQLGVRPMPQLWSSLRSTPSVLE; the protein is encoded by the coding sequence ATGCGTGTAGTCGTCATCGGAGGGGGACCCGCAGGCGTGTCCGCCGCCCTGCATGCAGCCGGGTTGGGTGCAGAAGTCACCCTCATCGAACGGGGGAGGGTCGGCGGCACCGCCCTCAACCGGGGTCCGGCGCCCGTGCGCACGTTGGCGCGCGCCGCACGTCTGGTCAGGGACTGGAGTTCGTGGGAGGCATTCGGCCTGCGCGGGACACGGCCCGAAGTCGACGTTGTGGCCACGTTGGCCAACGCCCAACGGGTGGCCGCCTACCTCTACGAACGTAAACGGATGGCCGACCATATCGGTTCGGAGGGGGTTGATCTCGTCGAGGAGGCGGGTGATGCCCGGTTCGTCGACGCCAATACGGTGTCCGTTCCCGACGGCCGTACGTGGACGGGAGATCGGATCATCATCGCCGCCGGCGGTAAGCCCGGACGGTTGCCGATACCCGGAGCCGAGCTCGGCCTGACCTACGAGGATCTGCGCGGCCTGACGTCACTGCCGGAGCGGGTCTGTGTCGTCGGAGCGGCCGACACCGGGTGCCAGCTGTCGTCGATCCTGGCCGACTTCGGTTGCGAGGTAACGCTTGTCGAGTATGCGCCGCGGATCGTGGCGCGGTCCGACGTGGATGTCTCGATCGCGCTCGAACACGCTTTTCGTAAGCGCGGCATCTCGGTCGTCACCAGTGCCGCGGTCCACGAGCTGCAGGCACAGCAACCCGGGGTGCGCGTGCTGTATCGAGTCGACGACGAGGCCAGATCACTCGATGTGGACGCGGTGTTCTTCGCGGTCGGCTGGCCCGGCAACGCCGACCTCATCGACTGCGCCGCCGCCGGCGTCGTCACCGACCGCAGTTATGTCACGGTGGACGCGTTCACGGCCACGAACGTGCCGCACATCTTCGCCGCCGGGGACGTCGACGGGAACAGCATGCTCGTCAGTAGCGCGACCCTCGAAGGCCGGGTCGCCGCCGAGAACGCGGTGCTCGGCCGGCGTCGCCGCGTCGTCCACGAGATCGTCCCCGCCGGCAGCTTCACCGACCCCGAATACGGCAGCGTCGGGCTCACCGAGGAGCAGGCCCGCGCGCGTTACGACTGCGCTGTCGCGGTGGCGCGCTACGAGGACATCCTGCGGCCCGTCGCGGACGGACAGCCGGAAGGCTTCTGCAAGCTGATCGTGGAGACCACACGCCGCCACATCGTGGGCGCTCACGTGCTCGGCGAGTACTCCGCCGAGGTGATTCAGATGGTGGCCACCTGCATGGCGGCGGGGATGCGTATCGAGGATGTCGCCGAACTCCAGTTCGCCTTCCCCACGTTCACCGAGGGCGTCAACCAAGCCGCACAGATGGTGGTCAACCAGCTCGGTGTCCGCCCGATGCCACAACTCTGGAGCAGTCTCAGATCCACGCCGTCAGTATTGGAATGA
- a CDS encoding GIY-YIG nuclease family protein produces MAESMSAKRSASAVANFLAAQRYTRDEIFADPSPVPDEAGAHGWWFKDIPGDIDTSGCEHRDGWTLLYVGISPGPPRADGKPQTPQDLRKRIRYHFGAGNANADGSPLRKSLGVLLGDQLGFALRRIGSGKRQTFAGGEAVLTEWMAQNAAVSWVLHPEPWHLEAKLIKALDLPLNFQDNERNPFAPELKKLRRQAAVKAGKMRVLAEWS; encoded by the coding sequence ATGGCTGAGTCGATGTCCGCGAAGCGCAGTGCCAGTGCTGTCGCGAATTTCCTTGCTGCTCAGCGGTATACGCGTGACGAGATATTCGCCGACCCTTCTCCGGTGCCCGACGAAGCCGGCGCGCACGGCTGGTGGTTCAAAGACATCCCAGGCGATATCGACACCTCGGGCTGCGAACACCGCGACGGTTGGACGCTGCTGTATGTCGGAATCAGCCCCGGTCCACCGCGGGCCGACGGCAAGCCACAGACACCGCAGGACCTGCGTAAGCGCATCCGGTACCACTTCGGTGCCGGCAATGCGAATGCGGACGGCTCACCGCTGCGCAAGTCACTCGGGGTCCTGCTCGGTGATCAGCTGGGGTTCGCGCTGCGCCGGATCGGCTCGGGCAAGCGGCAGACCTTCGCCGGCGGCGAAGCCGTCCTGACCGAGTGGATGGCCCAGAACGCCGCGGTGTCCTGGGTGCTGCACCCCGAGCCGTGGCATCTTGAGGCCAAGCTGATCAAGGCGCTGGATCTGCCGCTGAATTTCCAGGACAACGAACGCAACCCCTTCGCCCCGGAGCTGAAGAAGCTGCGGCGGCAGGCGGCGGTGAAGGCCGGCAAGATGCGCGTACTCGCGGAGTGGTCCTAG
- a CDS encoding homoserine dehydrogenase — MTKAIGVAVLGLGNVGSQVVRIIEESADDLTARIGAPLVVRGIGVRRVADDRGVPSELLTDNIEELVSREDVDIVVELMGPVEPARKAILSALEQGKSVITANKALMAVSAGELAQAAENARVDLYFEAAVAGAIPVIRPLTQSLAGDTVLRVAGIVNGTTNYILSEMDSTGADYASALADASALGYAEADPTADVEGYDAAAKAAILASIAFHTRITADDVYREGITKVTSADFVSARALGCTIKLLAICERLTNGEGQQRVSARVYPALVPLDHPLASVNGAFNAVVVEAEAAGRLMFYGQGAGGAPTASAVLGDLVMAARNRVQGGRGPRESKYAKLPVAPIGFIPTRYYVNMNVADRPGVLSAVAAEFSKREVSIAEVRQEGMVDEGGQRCGARIVVVTHRATDAALSETVAALADLEVVQSINSVLRMEGTTE; from the coding sequence GTGACCAAGGCAATCGGGGTAGCCGTCCTGGGGTTGGGCAATGTCGGCAGCCAGGTGGTGCGCATCATCGAGGAGAGTGCGGACGATCTGACCGCCCGCATCGGTGCGCCTCTGGTGGTGCGTGGCATCGGGGTCCGGAGGGTGGCCGACGACCGCGGTGTTCCGTCGGAGTTGCTGACGGACAACATCGAAGAGTTGGTCTCACGCGAGGACGTCGACATCGTCGTCGAGCTGATGGGCCCCGTCGAACCCGCCCGCAAGGCGATCCTGTCCGCGCTCGAGCAGGGCAAGTCGGTGATCACCGCCAACAAGGCGTTGATGGCGGTCTCTGCCGGAGAACTCGCCCAGGCCGCCGAGAATGCCCGTGTGGACCTGTATTTCGAGGCCGCGGTCGCGGGGGCGATACCCGTCATCCGTCCTCTGACCCAGTCGCTGGCCGGTGACACCGTGCTGCGGGTGGCCGGAATCGTCAACGGCACCACCAACTACATCCTCTCCGAGATGGACAGCACCGGCGCCGACTACGCCTCGGCTCTCGCCGACGCCAGCGCACTGGGGTACGCCGAGGCGGACCCGACCGCCGACGTGGAGGGATACGACGCCGCTGCAAAGGCGGCCATTCTGGCCTCGATCGCGTTCCACACCCGGATCACCGCCGACGACGTCTACCGCGAGGGCATCACCAAGGTGACGTCCGCCGACTTCGTGTCCGCACGTGCGCTCGGGTGCACGATCAAGTTGCTGGCGATCTGCGAACGGCTCACCAACGGCGAAGGTCAGCAGCGGGTTTCGGCTCGTGTCTACCCGGCGCTGGTGCCCCTGGATCATCCGTTGGCGTCGGTGAACGGCGCCTTCAACGCGGTGGTGGTCGAGGCCGAGGCGGCCGGACGACTGATGTTCTACGGGCAGGGTGCCGGAGGTGCGCCGACGGCGTCGGCGGTGTTGGGGGATCTGGTGATGGCCGCGCGCAACCGCGTGCAGGGTGGCCGGGGACCCCGCGAATCCAAGTACGCGAAGTTGCCCGTCGCGCCGATCGGCTTCATCCCCACCCGCTACTACGTCAACATGAACGTCGCGGATCGCCCGGGCGTACTGTCCGCGGTCGCAGCGGAGTTCAGCAAGCGTGAGGTCAGCATCGCCGAGGTGCGACAGGAAGGCATGGTCGACGAGGGCGGGCAACGGTGCGGCGCCCGCATCGTCGTCGTGACCCACCGGGCGACCGATGCTGCCCTTTCGGAAACCGTTGCGGCTCTGGCTGATCTCGAGGTCGTCCAGAGCATCAACAGCGTCCTTCGGATGGAAGGAACCACCGAATGA